The nucleotide window GGCGGCGTTCGCGGTCGCGGTCGCCGCGTTGCTCGCGCCGGGTGCGGCGGCGGCGGCCGTGCCGGCCCCTGCGCCGGTCGCGGCGGCTCCCGCGGCGGGCCGGGTCGGCACCGACATCGTGCGCGACTACGAGTACTGGCTCGGCGAGTACGGCTTCACGACGGCGTGGAATTCCTCGCGCGGCGAGGGGCAGACGGTCGCCGTCATCGATACGGGCGTCGTCGGCAGCGTCGCCGAGCTCGACGGGGTCGTCGTCGACGGCACCGATGTCTCGGGCGTCGGCTCCTCCGACGGGCAGACGCCGGTGGGCGATCAGCCGGAACACGGCACGATGGTCGCATCCCTGCTCGCCGGCCGCGGGTCGGCGCCGGGCAGCGGGGTCATCGGCGTCGCCCCGGCCGCCAAGCTCCTGTCGATCTCGGTCGCATTCGGCCAGGACACGGGTTCGACGGTCTCGACCGACGATCAGATCGCCGAAGCGGTGCGGTGGGCGGTCGACCATGGGGCCGATGTCATCAACATGTCGCTGACACGCAACACCCGGACCTGGCCCGAAAGCTGGGACGACGCCTTCGGCTACGCCTTCGCGAACGACGTCGTCGTGGTGGCGGCTGCCGGCAACCGCGGCAGCGGCACGACCGAGGTCGGTGCGCCGGCGACGATCCCGGGGGTGCTGGCCGTCGCCGGGGTCGACCGCGACAAGAACGCGAGCTTCGACGCCTCCTCCCAGGGCATCACGATCGGTGTCTCCGCTCCGAGCGAGAAGCTCGTCGGCGTGAAGCCCGACGGGCAGTACCTGCAGTGGGACGGCACGAGCGCGGCGACCCCGCTCGTCTCCGGGCTCGTCGCGCTCGTGCGCGCCGCCTACCCCGACCTCGACGCGAACAACGTCATCCAGCGCGTCATCGCCACCGCCGATCCGCGCGGCCATGACGTGCCGAGCCCGCTCTACGGCTACGGCATCATCGACCCGCCGGCGGCGCTGACCGAGCAGGTCGACTTCGTCCAGGCGAATCCGCTCGGGGACCTGGGGGAGTGGATCCGCATCCACCGCAGGGCGGAGATCGAGCAGCCCGAGGCCACCGAGCAGCCGGAGGAGGAGGTCGTGCCGATCGCCGATCCGCCGCTTCCGAGGAACACGGCGACGCTCACGCTGTGGCCGACGCCCTGGACTCTGGCCTACATCACCCTGCCGCTCTCGATCGTCGCAGGGTTTGGTACGCTTGCAGCGCTGTTGGGCATCGGCGCCGTTCGGCACATCAGGCGGACTGCGCGCAGCGAGCGCCAGTGATCGCAAGAGGTTTTTCACCCA belongs to Agromyces archimandritae and includes:
- a CDS encoding S8 family serine peptidase gives rise to the protein MTARRRRTAMRLAAFAVAVAALLAPGAAAAAVPAPAPVAAAPAAGRVGTDIVRDYEYWLGEYGFTTAWNSSRGEGQTVAVIDTGVVGSVAELDGVVVDGTDVSGVGSSDGQTPVGDQPEHGTMVASLLAGRGSAPGSGVIGVAPAAKLLSISVAFGQDTGSTVSTDDQIAEAVRWAVDHGADVINMSLTRNTRTWPESWDDAFGYAFANDVVVVAAAGNRGSGTTEVGAPATIPGVLAVAGVDRDKNASFDASSQGITIGVSAPSEKLVGVKPDGQYLQWDGTSAATPLVSGLVALVRAAYPDLDANNVIQRVIATADPRGHDVPSPLYGYGIIDPPAALTEQVDFVQANPLGDLGEWIRIHRRAEIEQPEATEQPEEEVVPIADPPLPRNTATLTLWPTPWTLAYITLPLSIVAGFGTLAALLGIGAVRHIRRTARSERQ